TGTGCCTTTATGACCCGCGCTGCTTGTCCTTCAACCGAATCCGCGCCAATCCATCGGCTGGGTCGCCCGAAGGATCTCGGTCACGAGAACCGAAATTCCGACCGGTGTGCCGGAAGCGACAGCACGTGACTATGCAAGGTCGGGCTCCGGCGCCAAGCTGACCAACGGGCTCGATGGCCCAAGGCAACGTCGGCGTCGGCGGGCCGGCCCCAACCAATGTTTCTACGCCTACGAGGCGCCACCCATAGGGAAAAGGAGCTGGCTACCAATGCCCCCAGCGGATCTCGCGGCGCAGATTGCCGAGCTACAGGCCGCCCTGATAAGCCGATGCGACGAGCTAGGCGCAAGAGTTGCCAGCACCGTGTGCCGGGAGGTCGAATACTACGGAGATGCGGGCCCGGTCAGCCACGATGAACTTGTGGCCAGCTGCAAGGCTCACCTGTACTACACCTTCCAGGGGCTCGACGCGCGGACCGCGTTTGATACTGCCGTTGCCGTCAGTACTGGGACGTCTCGTGCACAGATCGGCACTCCGCTGCCAGCGTTGATGGAGGCATACCGCATCGGATGTCGGCTGGCCTGGGAAGAGATCGTTGATCTGGCGGCTGCGCGTCCACACATCGGGCGCGCGGCGCTGATCCGCGCGACGGCTCGCATCTGGATGGCCCAGGACGCCTTCACCCACTCGATGGCTAGCGCCTACCGCGAGGTTATCACCCGCAAGATGCTCACTCAGGCCGCCGAGCAGGCGGCCCTGGTAGAAGCATTGATCGAGGGTAGGGTCGTTCAGCGGGCCAGCTTGTGGGAAATCGCGACGGTGCTTGGCTTACCCACTCGCGGACCCTACGTTGTTGTCGCTGCCGAATGCCCATCGATCGGCAAGACCGCCTTGCCTGGCATCGAAGCCAAGCTGCGGAGCCTTGACATCATGTCTGCCTGGCGATTGCTACCCGATGTCGAGTTGGGCCTCGTACACGTACCTGGTGACACCCAGTTCAACTCCGTTAAGCAGACGTTGGCCAGACTCGCAGCTACGCGGGTCGGTATCAGCGTGCGATTCGATGACCTGGGCATGACGCCGAAGGCCGTTATGTACGCGCGGTGCGCGCTTTCTACCGAGCGGGGCGAAGGTTCGTTGGTAGGTGTGTTCGAGGCCAAGCCGCTGGCGATCGCCGCTATTTGTGCCCCACAGGTGATGAAGGAGATCGCGACGACCATTCTTGCTGGGTTCGCCGACCTGGACGAACAAGACCGTGAGATTCTCTTCACAACGTTTCGCACATGGGTATCGGCCGGGGGGGCGATCAATGCCGCGGCTGAGCAGCTGTATTGTCATCCGAACACGATTCGTCACCGGCTGCACCGGATCGAAGAGCGGACTGGCAGGTCGACAGCGCACCCACGCGAGCTGGCCGAGTTGTGTCTTGCGTTTGAGATCGACCTTCAACTGCCCTAAATCAGCCGAGGATCACTGCAGTACGCCACACCCGCGACGGCCGGCGTTGTCGTCGGCGTCGGCAACATTACTCAGAGTTCGGATCGACACGTAACCCGCTACGCGCGGGCGGACAAAGCGGATAGGGGCCGGATCCTCGACGAGTTCTGCGGCCATCACGGGCTGGCGTCGCGATCACGCCCGCAAGACGGTTAAGTCGGACGTTGGGGCCGGCGACCTCGAGGCCCAGATGTCGACCCCGTGCGCCGATGTGCGGGCCAAAGTCATTGCAAGCACTGGGGTCAAGTCCCTGGGAGCGGTGCGGGGTACGCGGCTGGCCCCGATGCTAGGCAAGCGTTTTTTGTTGAGACGGTCAAGGTCAGCGTCACCGGGCGTGTTGGTTGGTGGGTGTGGTGTTGGGGGTTTTGTGGGGGTGTTGGTTGTGGTTGGTGACTGTGGGTGGGGGTTGGGGTTGTGGTGTTGTACAGGTGTTGGGCGTGGCCGAGGGGTGGGGGTGGTGGTCGCGCAGATGGTGCGCTGAAATGCGCGGGCTGGGGCGGTGGGGGTCGTAGGGTTTGTTCGTCGTTGTCGGTGGCTGTGGGCTGCGCGTCATCGGGCCGGTATCGGCCCGGGGCTGGTGGCCGGTCTGGTGGGAGGGGTTGTCATGTCGTCGTTTGTGGTGGTGTCCCCGCAGGTGGTGTTGGCGGCGGCGGCGGATTTGTCGGTGTTGGGGTCGACGATCAGCGCGGCCAGCGCGGCGGCGGCAAGCGCGACGACAGCGGTGGCTAGTGCGGCACAGGATGAGGTGTCGGCGGCGATCGCGGGGTTGTTTTCTGAGCATGGGCGCCAGTATCAGGTGTTGGCGGGGCGGGTGGCGGGGTTTCATGAGCAGTTCAGCGCGGTGTTGGCCGCCAGCGCGGGGGGGTATGCGGGCGCGGAGGCTTCCGCGGCGCAGAGCCTGCTGGATGCGGTGAACGCCTCGAGTGTGGCGGTGACGGGGCGGGCGTTGGTCGGCAACGGCGCCAACGGGGCCAGTGGTGGGGTGGGTCAGGCCGGTGGTGATGGCGGCTGGTTGTTCGGTAGCGGCGGCAATGGGGGTAGTAGCAGTGATGCGGGCACACCCGGGGGTGCGGGCGGGTCGGCGGGGTTGATCGGTAACGGCGGCAATGGTGGGACCGGGGGGGCCGGCGGGGTTGGGGGGGCCGGGGGGCGCGGTGGCTGGGTGTGGGGTTCGGGTGGGACCGGTGGGGCCGGGGGCAGCGTGACCACGAGCGGGGGTAGTGGGGGTGCGGGTGGGGCCGGTGGGTATGCCCCGTTGTGGGGTCATGGCGGTGCGGGTGGGGCTGGCGGGGCCGGGGGTAACGGGTTTGGTGGGGCCGGTGGGGCCGGTGGGCGCGGCGGGGTGGTGTATGGCTCGGGTGGCGCCGGTGGGGCCGGCGGGGCCGGGGATGCCACCAGCGGTGGTGGTGGGGCCGGTGGGGCCGGTGGAGCGGCCCCGTTGTGGGGTGGTGGTGGTGATGGGGGCGCCGGTGGGGTGGGTGGCGGGGATGGGGGGCACGGCGGTGCCGGGGGCCGGCTGGTGGGTGGTGGGGGCGCCGGCGGCGACGGTGGGGTGATCGGTGGGGCCGGGGCCACCGGCGGCGCCGGTGGTGATGGTGGCGCGGCGGGAGTGTTCGGGGCTGGGGGGGCCGGCGGGGCCGGGGGCGCCAATAGCGGCGGGGCCGGCGGTGTTGGTGGGGGTGGTGGTGAGGGTGGGCGTGGTGGCTGGCTGTACGGCAATGGTGGGGTCGGTGGTGGTGGCGGGGGTGCGGATCTGGTCACCGGGGCCGGCGGGGCCGGCGGGGCCGGTGGGGCCGCGGTGGTGTGGGGGGCCGGCGGGGTCGGCGGGGCCGGCGGTGGCGGCGCTGGGATCGGCGGGGCCGGCGGGCGCGGTGGGCTGCTGTATGGGCCGGGCGGGGCCGGCGGTGGCGGTGGGGACGCCGGGGCGGCCGGGGCCACCGGCGGGGCCGGTGGCGGTGGTGGGGGTGCGGGGTTGATCGGGTCGGGTGGGGCCGGCGGGGCCGGGGGGTCTGACCTGGACGGGGCCGGCGGGGCCGGCGGGCAGGGCGGGCAGGGCGGATTGCTGTACGGCCCGGGCGGGGCCGGCGGCGCTGGCGGCGCCGGTGGCGCGGGCGGGGCCTCTGGTGGGGCCGGTGGTCGTGGTGGGGCCGCGGGGTTGATCGGGGCCGGGGGTGCCGGCGGGGCCGGAGGAGCTGATCTGGACGGCACCGGCGGTAACGGCGGCCGCGGCGGCCACGGCGGCTGGCTCTACGGCAACGGCGGCGCCGGCGGCACCGGCGGCACCGGCGATTCCGCCACCAGCAGCGGGGGCAGTGGTGGGACCGGTGGGACCGGCGGGGACGCCGGATTGTTCGGTGATGGCGGTAACGGTGGCCGCGGCGGCGCCGGCGCCACCGGCGGGAACGGCGGCACCGGGGGGGCCGGCGCGGTCTTGATCGGCGATGGCGGCGCCGGGGGGGCCGGGGGGGCCGGTAACGGCATCGATGGTGCCGGCGGGGCCGGCGGCGCCGGCGGTAACACCACCCTGATCGGGTCCGGTGGGGCCGGTGGTGGGGGCGGCGGTTACGGCGGTGACGGCGGCCGCGGCGGCGATGCCGGGCTGTTGATCGGTAACGGCGGTGCCGGGGGTGTCGGGGCGGCCGGCTACGACGGGACCACCGCGACCGCCGGCGGGGCCGGTGGTGACGGCGCTGATGGGGGGGATGGCGGGGCCGGCGGGGCCGCGGGGTTGATCGGGCTCGGCGGCCACGGCGGGGCCGGCGGCAAAGGCGGGATCGGCGGGGCCGGCGGTGACGCTACGACCGCGGGTGGGGCCGGTGGGGACGGCGGCACCGGCGGTACCGGTGGGGCCGGGGGTGCCGGGGGTAAAGCGGTGATCGGGATCGCCGGTAACGGCGGCACCGCCGGTGCCGGCGGCACCGGCGGGGCTGGTGGGGCCGGTGGGGCCGGTGCCAGCAGCGACGGCGGTGACGGCGGTAACGGCGGTACCGGCGGTGTCGCCGGGACTGGTGGGGCGGCCGGGGCCGGGTGGGGCGCCCACACCGGCGCCGCCGGTGTCGGTGGCACCGGCGGGGCCGGTGGTAACGGCGGGACCGGGGATAACGGCGCGGCCGGCGCGGCCGCGGCCACCGGCGGTGACGGCTACCACGGTGGGGCCGGCGGTGCTGGCGGGGCGGGTGGGGCGGCCGGGGCCGGCGGCACCAACGGTAACGGCGGCACCGGCGGCAGCGGCGGGGCCGGCGGGCTCGGCGGTGGCGGCGGGGCCGGTAACAACAGCAACGGCGGGGCCGGCGGTACCGGCGGGGTTGGCGGGGCCGCGGGCAATGGTGGGGCGGCCGGCACCGGCACCGGTAGCGCGGGTGTCGCCGGTAACGCCGGTGTCGGCGGCCAAGGCGGGGCTGGTGGTGATGGCGGGACCGGGGATAACGGTGCGGCCGGCGCGGCCGCGGCCACCGGCGGTGACGGCTACGCGGGCGGGGCCGGCGGGGCTGGCGGGGCGGGTGGGGCGGCCGGGGCCGGCGGCACCAACGGTAACGGCGGCACCGGCGGTAACGGCGCCACCGGCGGTGTCGGCGGTGACGGCGGTGACGGCGTCAACAGCAACGGCGGCAACGGCGGTACCGGCGGGGTTGCGGGGCCGCCGGTAACGGTGGGGCCGCCGGCAGCGGTACCGGTAGCGCGGGTGTCGCCGGTAACGCCGGTGTCGGCGGCACCGGTGGTGCTGGTGGTGATGGCGGGACCGGGGATAACGGCGCGGCCGGGGCCACCGCGACCGCCGGCCGGTGACGGCTACGCGGGTGGGGCCGGCGGGGCTGGCGGGGCGGGTGGTGCGGCCGGGGCCGGCCGGCACCAACGGCAACGGCGGCCAAGGCGGCAACGGCGCCACCGGCGGGGTCGGCGGCAACGGCGGCAACGGTGCCAACAGCGCCGGCGGCAACGGCGGTACCGGCGGGGTCGGCGGGGCCGCGGGTAATGGTGGGACGGCCGGCAGCGGTACCGGCAGCGCCGGTGTCGCCGGCAGCGCCGGTGTCGGCGGCCAAGGCGGTAACGGTGGTGATGGCGGGACCGGGGATAACGGCGCGGCCGGGGCCACCGCGGCCACCGGCGGTGACGGCTACGCGGGCGGGGCCGGCGGCGCTGGCGGTGCGGGTGGGGCCGCCGGGGCCGGCGGCACCAACGGCAACGGCGGCCAAGGCGGCAACGGCGCCGCCGCCGGCAACGGCGGCACCGGCGGCACCGGCGCCAACAGCAACGGCGGAAACGGCGGGGCCGGCGGGGTTGGTGGGGCCGCCGGTGCTGGTGGGGCCGCCGGCAGCGGTGCCGGTAGCGCGGGTGTCGCCGGTAACGCCGGTGTCGGCGGCCACGGCGGTGCCTGGTGGTGATGGCGGGACCGGGGATAACGGCGCGGCCGGGGCCACCGCGACCGCCGGCGGTGACGGCTACGCGGGTGGGGCCGGCGGGGCCGGCGGCGCGGGTGGTGCCGCCGGGGCCGGCGGCACCAACGGCAACGGCGGCCAAGGCGGCAACGGCGCCGCCGCCGGCAACGGCGGTGACGGCGGTGACGGTGACAACAGCGCCGGCGGAAACGGCGGGGCCGCGGGGCCGGCGGCTCGGCGGTAACGGTGGGGCCGCCGGCGCCGGCACCGGTAGCGCCGGTGTCGCCGGTAACGCCGGTGTCGGCGGTGACGGCGGGGCCGGTGGTAAGGGCGGGGTCGGTGATGACAACACCACCCTGGGTGCTGCGGGTTATGACGGCGGGGCCGGTGGGGCCGGCGGGGGCCGGCGGCGCCGGCGGCAACAGCGCTGCTGGCGCCACCAACGGCGCCGGCGGCAACGGCGGGGCCGGCGGGGTCGGCGGTAACGCCGGGGCCGCCGCCGACGGCGACCACCACCGGCGCCGGCGCCGGCGGGGCTGTGTGGTGCCGGCGGAACCGGCGGGGACGCCGGCGCGGCCGGAACCGGCGGAACCGGCGGCGCCGCCGGCACTGCTGGCGGCGGCGGCGCTGGTGGTGACGGCCGGGGTCGGCGGCACCGGATACGCCGACAGCTACACCGGCGGTGCCGGTGGCGCCGGCGGGGCCGGCG
The sequence above is drawn from the Mycobacterium riyadhense genome and encodes:
- a CDS encoding PucR family transcriptional regulator, producing MPPADLAAQIAELQAALISRCDELGARVASTVCREVEYYGDAGPVSHDELVASCKAHLYYTFQGLDARTAFDTAVAVSTGTSRAQIGTPLPALMEAYRIGCRLAWEEIVDLAAARPHIGRAALIRATARIWMAQDAFTHSMASAYREVITRKMLTQAAEQAALVEALIEGRVVQRASLWEIATVLGLPTRGPYVVVAAECPSIGKTALPGIEAKLRSLDIMSAWRLLPDVELGLVHVPGDTQFNSVKQTLARLAATRVGISVRFDDLGMTPKAVMYARCALSTERGEGSLVGVFEAKPLAIAAICAPQVMKEIATTILAGFADLDEQDREILFTTFRTWVSAGGAINAAAEQLYCHPNTIRHRLHRIEERTGRSTAHPRELAELCLAFEIDLQLP
- a CDS encoding PE family protein gives rise to the protein MSSFVVVSPQVVLAAAADLSVLGSTISAASAAAASATTAVASAAQDEVSAAIAGLFSEHGRQYQVLAGRVAGFHEQFSAVLAASAGGYAGAEASAAQSLLDAVNASSVAVTGRALVGNGANGASGGVGQAGGDGGWLFGSGGNGGSSSDAGTPGGAGGSAGLIGNGGNGGTGGAGGVGGAGGRGGWVWGSGGTGGAGGSVTTSGGSGGAGGAGGYAPLWGHGGAGGAGGAGGNGFGGAGGAGGRGGVVYGSGGAGGAGGAGDATSGGGGAGGAGGAAPLWGGGGDGGAGGVGGGDGGHGGAGGRLVGGGGAGGDGGVIGGAGATGGAGGDGGAAGVFGAGGAGGAGGANSGGAGGVGGGGGEGGRGGWLYGNGGVGGGGGGADLVTGAGGAGGAGGAAVVWGAGGVGGAGGGGAGIGGAGGRGGLLYGPGGAGGGGGDAGAAGATGGAGGGGGGAGLIGSGGAGGAGGSDLDGAGGAGGQGGQGGLLYGPGGAGGAGGAGGAGGASGGAGGRGGAAGLIGAGGAGGAGGADLDGTGGNGGRGGHGGWLYGNGGAGGTGGTGDSATSSGGSGGTGGTGGDAGLFGDGGNGGRGGAGATGGNGGTGGAGAVLIGDGGAGGAGGAGNGIDGAGGAGGAGGNTTLIGSGGAGGGGGGYGGDGGRGGDAGLLIGNGGAGGVGAAGYDGTTATAGGAGGDGADGGDGGAGGAAGLIGLGGHGGAGGKGGIGGAGGDATTAGGAGGDGGTGGTGGAGGAGGKAVIGIAGNGGTAGAGGTGGAGGAGGAGASSDGGDGGNGGTGGVAGTGGAAGAGWGAHTGAAGVGGTGGAGGNGGTGDNGAAGAAAATGGDGYHGGAGGAGGAGGAAGAGGTNGNGGTGGSGGAGGLGGGGGAGNNSNGGAGGTGGVGGAAGNGGAAGTGTGSAGVAGNAGVGGQGGAGGDGGTGDNGAAGAAAATGGDGYAGGAGGAGGAGGAAGAGGTNGNGGTGGNGATGGVGGDGGDGVNSNGGNGGTGGVAGPPVTVGPPAAVPVARVSPVTPVSAAPVVLVVMAGPGITARPGPPRPPAGDGYAGGAGGAGGAGGAAGAGRHQRQRRPRRQRRHRRGRRQRRQRCQQRRRQRRYRRGRRGRG